The following are encoded together in the Pseudomonas sediminis genome:
- a CDS encoding LEA type 2 family protein, whose protein sequence is MLSQAQMIRIIILLMFFGLLSGLTGCSTWMTGGFKDPDVQLIKVDVVKARLLEQEFRLRFRIDNPNGVSLPVRGLDYNVHLNGIQLAEGYSNEWFTVPAHGRHTFEVPVRTNLWRHVRQIVKALEKPNEPIRYSLKGQVKTGMLFGRSVHMARNGEIIPGDFIPE, encoded by the coding sequence ATGCTTTCTCAGGCGCAAATGATAAGAATTATCATCCTATTGATGTTTTTTGGCCTGCTTTCAGGCCTGACAGGATGCTCCACCTGGATGACAGGTGGCTTCAAGGACCCGGACGTCCAACTCATCAAAGTTGATGTGGTCAAGGCCAGGCTGCTCGAACAGGAGTTCCGCCTGCGCTTTCGAATCGACAATCCCAACGGCGTCAGCCTGCCGGTGCGTGGGCTGGACTACAACGTCCATCTAAACGGCATCCAACTGGCCGAGGGCTACTCCAACGAGTGGTTCACCGTGCCCGCTCACGGTCGTCACACTTTCGAAGTACCGGTGCGCACCAACCTCTGGCGTCATGTGCGACAGATCGTCAAAGCGCTGGAAAAACCGAACGAGCCAATTCGCTATAGCCTCAAGGGCCAGGTAAAAACCGGTATGTTATTCGGCCGCAGCGTGCACATGGCGCGTAATGGAGAGATAATTCCCGGCGATTTCATCCCCGAATAA
- a CDS encoding SEC-C metal-binding domain-containing protein: protein MSNQPHVHGPDCNHDHDHHDHDHVHGPHCNHGHQEPVRNALKDVGRNDPCPCGSEKKFKKCHGA, encoded by the coding sequence ATGAGCAACCAACCCCACGTCCACGGCCCTGACTGCAACCATGACCACGATCATCACGATCACGACCATGTGCACGGCCCGCACTGCAACCACGGCCATCAGGAGCCCGTGCGCAACGCGTTGAAGGATGTCGGCCGTAACGATCCTTGCCCGTGCGGCAGCGAGAAGAAATTCAAGAAGTGCCACGGCGCCTGA
- a CDS encoding DUF2489 domain-containing protein encodes MDALSLTLLLTGLLLIAALAAYAWHLWRRVWANQRARDEAQQERQQRIGGDLNILASSLLDEQLPLIEGAIRIKVLLDNYDSALSNDSRCQVFHLLFEATAEVPTHAGWKALDKAERRRFEKRFTELELQHKAAARVAARWLLDEGLKRPQASV; translated from the coding sequence ATGGATGCTCTGAGCCTCACACTACTCCTGACCGGCCTGCTGCTGATCGCGGCGCTGGCCGCCTATGCCTGGCACCTGTGGCGCCGCGTATGGGCAAACCAGCGCGCGCGCGACGAAGCACAGCAAGAACGCCAACAACGTATCGGCGGCGATCTGAACATTCTCGCCAGCAGCCTGCTCGACGAGCAGTTGCCGCTGATCGAAGGAGCCATCCGCATCAAGGTGCTGCTCGACAACTATGACAGTGCCTTGAGCAATGACAGCCGTTGCCAGGTGTTCCATCTGCTCTTCGAGGCTACCGCCGAGGTCCCCACGCACGCGGGCTGGAAAGCGCTGGACAAGGCCGAACGGCGCCGCTTCGAGAAACGCTTCACCGAGCTGGAACTACAACACAAGGCCGCCGCGCGTGTCGCTGCACGCTGGCTGCTGGATGAAGGGTTGAAGAGGCCTCAGGCGAGCGTCTGA
- a CDS encoding penicillin acylase family protein: protein MRTLACLTLAASLTSLAGCQSLLNSRYADSVPPTRGVERIQGVAESASVRRNALGMPLIESSNFHDALFTLGYVHAGDRLSQMVGMRLLAQGRLAEMAGPGVLEMDRFMRAVNLKKSAEILYADASPRLKRFFEVYSRGVNAYLFRYRDRLPMDLAESGYRREYWKPEDSVLLFCLLNFGLAVNMQEEIAALTMAQRVGTDKLPWLLPIYPDEPLPFAEAEKLAGLDLKGQLPGLQAISRTAAQIAEQHMLGVAASNNWAIAPQRSRGGKSLLANDTHLPLSMPSLWSFVQIRSPKYQAAGISLAGVPAVVAGYNGKLAWGMTMVMGDNQDIYLERIKREGSRLMYQADGKWLPVAERQETFFIKGQRPIRETLYETRNGPLLNSVLGERKHMLQPLALQSGYGLALKTTQFERDQSLDAFFDLSRAQSVDQAFEATREIRAMPLNIVFADAQHIGWQVTGRYPNRREGRGLLPSPGWDERYAWDGFADPMLHPYDQDPPQGWLGTANERSVPPGYGMQLSSSWYYPERAERIAELAGNGRHDGRSMIAMQYDQTSPFVAKLQAMFNDPAMHDSLRQAIAALPAGQRARADEALKRLLAFDGKLAASSADAAIYAAFLHESARHIFLDELGPEDSPAWQALVQTANTSYSAQADHLLGRPDSPFWNDIRTPEQEDKPTILARSLAASITLLENRLGTERRNWQWGKLHTYEWVTDTTRMAPYMSASQRTSINALKGYLDRGPYPAGGDHSTLNVSAYAWGQDFNTFLVPAMRIVVDFAADEPLVGVNSSGQSGNPASPHYADGIDSWLKGGYMSFPFKSENLDKVYGNQRLLLMPAK from the coding sequence ATGCGCACGCTGGCCTGCCTGACTCTCGCCGCCTCACTGACCAGCCTTGCCGGCTGCCAGTCCCTGCTCAACAGCCGTTATGCCGACAGCGTGCCACCCACCCGCGGCGTCGAGCGCATTCAGGGCGTGGCAGAAAGTGCATCGGTGCGACGCAATGCTCTCGGCATGCCACTGATCGAATCGAGCAATTTCCACGACGCCCTGTTTACCCTGGGCTACGTGCATGCAGGTGATCGTCTCAGCCAGATGGTCGGCATGCGCCTGCTGGCTCAGGGCCGCCTGGCCGAAATGGCAGGGCCCGGCGTGCTGGAAATGGACCGGTTCATGCGCGCGGTCAACCTGAAAAAGAGTGCGGAAATTCTCTACGCCGACGCCTCGCCACGCTTGAAGCGTTTCTTCGAAGTCTATTCGCGCGGCGTCAACGCCTACCTGTTCCGCTATCGCGATCGCCTGCCGATGGATCTGGCCGAATCCGGCTACCGTCGCGAGTACTGGAAGCCCGAGGACTCGGTGCTGTTGTTCTGCCTGCTCAACTTCGGTCTGGCGGTGAACATGCAGGAAGAGATCGCCGCGCTGACCATGGCCCAGCGCGTGGGCACCGACAAGCTGCCCTGGCTGCTGCCGATCTACCCAGACGAGCCGCTGCCCTTCGCCGAAGCAGAAAAACTCGCCGGTCTCGACCTCAAGGGCCAGCTACCGGGCCTGCAGGCGATTTCCCGCACCGCGGCGCAGATCGCCGAACAGCACATGCTCGGCGTCGCCGCCTCGAACAACTGGGCCATCGCCCCGCAGCGCAGCCGTGGCGGCAAGAGCCTGCTGGCCAATGACACACACCTGCCGCTGAGCATGCCCTCGCTATGGAGCTTCGTGCAGATCCGCTCGCCCAAATACCAGGCCGCGGGCATCTCCCTGGCGGGCGTACCGGCAGTAGTAGCCGGCTACAACGGCAAGCTGGCCTGGGGCATGACTATGGTCATGGGTGACAACCAGGACATTTATCTGGAGCGCATCAAACGCGAAGGCAGCCGCCTGATGTACCAGGCCGACGGCAAATGGCTGCCGGTCGCCGAACGCCAGGAGACCTTCTTCATCAAGGGCCAACGCCCGATTCGCGAAACGCTTTACGAGACCCGTAACGGTCCGCTACTCAACTCGGTGCTGGGCGAACGCAAGCATATGCTGCAGCCCCTGGCTCTGCAGAGCGGTTACGGCCTGGCGCTGAAAACCACGCAGTTCGAACGTGACCAGAGCCTCGACGCCTTCTTCGACCTGTCGCGCGCGCAGTCGGTGGACCAGGCCTTCGAAGCGACGCGGGAAATCCGCGCCATGCCGCTGAACATCGTCTTCGCCGACGCCCAGCACATTGGCTGGCAGGTCACCGGCCGCTACCCGAACCGCCGCGAAGGTCGCGGCCTGCTGCCCTCCCCTGGCTGGGACGAGCGCTACGCCTGGGATGGCTTCGCTGACCCGATGCTCCACCCCTACGATCAGGACCCGCCGCAAGGTTGGCTGGGTACCGCCAATGAGCGCAGCGTGCCGCCCGGCTACGGCATGCAACTGTCCAGCTCCTGGTACTACCCGGAGCGCGCCGAGCGCATTGCCGAGCTGGCCGGCAATGGTCGTCACGATGGCCGCAGCATGATCGCCATGCAGTACGACCAGACCTCGCCCTTCGTCGCCAAATTGCAGGCCATGTTCAACGACCCGGCCATGCACGACTCGTTGCGCCAGGCCATCGCCGCCCTGCCGGCTGGGCAACGCGCACGTGCCGACGAAGCGCTGAAACGCCTGCTGGCGTTCGACGGCAAGCTCGCTGCCAGCTCTGCTGATGCCGCCATCTACGCCGCCTTCCTGCATGAGAGTGCGCGACATATCTTCCTCGACGAACTGGGCCCGGAAGACAGCCCGGCCTGGCAGGCATTGGTGCAAACCGCCAACACCTCCTACTCGGCGCAGGCCGACCATCTGCTCGGCCGCCCCGACAGCCCGTTCTGGAACGACATCCGCACGCCCGAACAGGAAGACAAGCCGACTATCCTTGCCCGCAGCCTGGCCGCCAGCATCACCCTGCTGGAGAACCGCCTCGGCACGGAGCGGCGCAACTGGCAATGGGGCAAGCTGCACACCTACGAGTGGGTGACCGATACCACGCGCATGGCGCCCTACATGAGCGCCAGCCAGCGCACCAGCATCAATGCCTTGAAAGGTTATCTGGATCGCGGCCCCTATCCGGCCGGCGGTGACCACAGCACGCTGAACGTTTCGGCCTACGCCTGGGGCCAGGATTTCAATACCTTCCTGGTCCCGGCGATGCGCATCGTGGTGGATTTCGCCGCCGACGAGCCGTTGGTCGGCGTCAATAGCTCAGGCCAGTCCGGCAACCCGGCCAGCCCGCACTATGCCGACGGCATCGACTCATGGCTCAAGGGCGGCTACATGAGCTTTCCGTTCAAGTCGGAAAACCTGGACAAGGTCTATGGCAACCAGCGCCTGCTGCTGATGCCGGCCAAATGA
- a CDS encoding NUDIX domain-containing protein — MSAVEVLAGVDIVALRLSEEGRLQVLLLRRQREPYMGQWALPGVLVNGRRADASLDAAAARALADKARLQPQYLEQVTTVGNGVRDPRGWSLSTCYLALLAPDVVPQDEHLQFVELAAVTSAQQALPFDHSQLVRLAAERLRGKSVYSSLPLYLLAPRFTVTEALGAFQACLGEPVQHTTLRGRLERMKTQGWISETGEKNYPKMGRPQNLLEHRPLAAEVFVFDRNLLA; from the coding sequence ATGAGTGCAGTGGAAGTGCTGGCCGGGGTGGATATCGTCGCCTTGCGTCTAAGCGAAGAGGGCAGATTGCAGGTGCTGCTGCTGCGTCGCCAGCGCGAGCCCTATATGGGGCAGTGGGCGCTACCAGGCGTGCTGGTCAATGGTCGTCGCGCCGATGCCAGCCTGGATGCCGCCGCCGCTCGTGCCCTGGCGGACAAGGCGCGTCTGCAACCGCAGTACCTGGAACAGGTGACCACGGTGGGCAACGGCGTGCGTGATCCGCGTGGCTGGTCGCTGAGCACCTGTTACCTGGCGCTGCTGGCGCCTGACGTCGTGCCGCAGGATGAGCATCTGCAGTTCGTCGAGCTGGCCGCCGTCACTTCCGCGCAGCAGGCATTGCCGTTCGATCATTCGCAATTGGTGCGTCTGGCGGCCGAGCGTCTGCGGGGCAAGTCGGTTTATAGCTCGCTGCCGCTGTATCTGCTGGCGCCGCGCTTTACCGTGACCGAAGCACTTGGGGCCTTCCAGGCCTGCCTGGGCGAGCCGGTACAGCACACCACCTTGCGCGGACGGCTGGAACGGATGAAGACCCAGGGCTGGATCAGCGAGACCGGCGAGAAGAACTACCCGAAGATGGGGCGGCCACAAAATCTTTTGGAGCATCGCCCGCTGGCGGCTGAAGTGTTCGTCTTCGACCGCAACCTGCTGGCCTAG
- a CDS encoding nicotinamidase: MKIASFDVDAQKGFTPLCPNELPVPEGDLIVPELNQLAERAQLRVGSKDAHSPQAAWVVPDHAQMLQALPLANADLTWVSHCVPGTPGFELLDGLPAPLDYDYFVWKGVEPDLHPYGACYHDLAEKRSTGVIEFLRQNGVDLVLVGGLALDYCVKTTSLQLRRAGFEVIVYLPACRAIASETAETACIAMGEHGITLAASLEQLDSVIAKENPR, encoded by the coding sequence ATGAAGATCGCCAGCTTCGACGTCGACGCCCAGAAAGGCTTCACGCCACTTTGTCCCAACGAGCTGCCAGTTCCCGAGGGGGACCTCATCGTCCCCGAGCTCAACCAACTGGCAGAGCGCGCTCAGTTGCGCGTCGGCAGTAAGGATGCCCACAGCCCGCAAGCCGCCTGGGTGGTGCCGGACCACGCACAGATGCTGCAAGCGCTGCCGCTGGCCAATGCCGATCTGACCTGGGTCAGCCATTGCGTCCCCGGCACACCTGGCTTCGAACTGCTCGACGGCTTGCCTGCGCCACTGGACTATGACTACTTCGTGTGGAAGGGCGTGGAGCCCGACCTACATCCTTACGGCGCCTGCTACCACGACCTGGCCGAGAAGCGCAGCACGGGCGTGATCGAATTTCTTCGGCAAAATGGCGTCGACCTTGTATTGGTTGGCGGTCTGGCGCTGGACTACTGCGTCAAGACCACCTCCCTGCAACTGCGCCGCGCCGGCTTCGAGGTAATCGTGTATCTACCGGCCTGCCGAGCCATCGCCAGCGAAACCGCCGAAACTGCCTGTATCGCCATGGGCGAGCACGGCATCACACTTGCCGCCAGCCTGGAACAGCTGGACAGCGTCATAGCCAAGGAGAACCCGCGATGA
- the pncB gene encoding nicotinate phosphoribosyltransferase has translation MSESIFAERTVQNLLDTDFYKLTMMQAVLHNYPNAEVEWEFRCRSSEDLTPYLAEIRYQIERLSELSLSVDQLAFLDSIPFIKPDFIRFLSLFRFNLRYVHTSIEDGQLNIRLRGPWLHVILFEVPLLAIVSEVRNRYRYREVLLEQAAERLYEKLDWLKAEASPSELAGFQLADFGTRRRFSYRVQEQAVHILKRDFPGRFVGTSNVHLAREFDLKPIGTMAHEWLMAHQQLGPRLIDSQIAALDCWVREYRGLLGIALTDCITMDAFLADFDLYFAKLFDGLRHDSGDPLVWAEKAIAHYEKLGIDPKSKTLVFSDGLDLPKSLQLYRALSGRIHVSFGIGTNLTCDIPGVTPMNVVIKMTACNGQPVAKISDTPGKTQCRDENFVSYLKHVFRVTQ, from the coding sequence ATGAGCGAGAGCATCTTCGCCGAGCGCACCGTGCAGAACCTGCTGGACACCGACTTCTACAAGCTGACCATGATGCAGGCGGTGCTGCACAACTACCCCAACGCCGAAGTGGAATGGGAGTTCCGCTGCCGCAGCAGCGAGGATCTGACGCCCTACCTGGCCGAGATTCGCTACCAGATCGAACGTCTCAGCGAGCTGAGTCTAAGCGTCGACCAGCTCGCCTTTCTTGACAGCATTCCCTTCATCAAGCCCGACTTCATCCGCTTTCTGAGTTTGTTCCGCTTCAACCTGCGCTACGTGCACACCAGCATCGAAGACGGCCAGTTGAACATCCGCCTGCGCGGTCCCTGGCTGCACGTGATCCTCTTCGAAGTACCGCTGCTGGCCATCGTCAGCGAAGTGCGCAACCGCTATCGTTACCGCGAAGTGCTGCTCGAACAGGCCGCCGAGCGCCTGTACGAGAAGCTCGATTGGCTCAAGGCCGAAGCCTCGCCGAGCGAACTGGCCGGCTTCCAGCTGGCTGATTTCGGTACTCGCCGGCGCTTCTCTTACCGCGTGCAGGAGCAGGCGGTGCATATCCTCAAGCGCGACTTCCCCGGGCGCTTCGTCGGCACCAGCAATGTGCACCTGGCCCGCGAGTTCGACCTCAAACCCATTGGTACCATGGCCCACGAATGGTTGATGGCACACCAGCAACTCGGCCCGCGGCTGATCGACAGCCAGATCGCCGCACTCGACTGCTGGGTGCGCGAATACCGTGGTTTGCTTGGCATCGCCCTGACCGACTGCATCACCATGGATGCCTTCCTGGCCGATTTCGACCTGTACTTCGCCAAGCTCTTCGACGGCCTGCGCCATGACTCCGGCGACCCACTTGTATGGGCGGAAAAAGCTATCGCCCACTACGAGAAACTCGGCATCGACCCCAAAAGCAAGACCCTGGTGTTCTCCGACGGACTCGACCTGCCCAAGTCGCTGCAGCTCTACCGTGCACTTTCCGGGCGAATCCACGTAAGCTTCGGCATCGGCACCAACCTGACCTGCGACATCCCTGGCGTCACTCCGATGAACGTCGTGATCAAGATGACCGCCTGCAATGGTCAGCCGGTGGCGAAGATTTCCGATACGCCTGGCAAGACCCAATGCCGCGACGAGAATTTCGTCAGTTACCTGAAACACGTCTTTCGCGTGACCCAGTGA
- the nadE gene encoding ammonia-dependent NAD(+) synthetase produces the protein MSNRQAEIAAALDVVPPFADDAALSAEIERRKTFIKNTLKNSGLKVLVLGISGGVDSTTAGRLAQLAVEELRAESGDSAYRFIAVRLPHNTQHDEHDAQDSLQFIRADENTTVNIADSVHGLAQQVSHLEQLSHVRRDFVLGNVKARIRMVAQFAIANANNGLVIGTDHAAEAVMGFFTKFGDGACDLAPLSGLVKKQVRAIAAHLGAPQHLVMKTPTADLEELRPGKPDEEAHGVTYAEIDAFLHGETVSVEAYATIVRTYDATRHKRELPLVP, from the coding sequence ATGAGCAACCGCCAAGCCGAAATCGCCGCCGCCCTCGACGTCGTGCCACCGTTCGCCGACGACGCTGCGTTGAGCGCTGAGATCGAACGGCGCAAGACCTTTATCAAGAACACCCTGAAGAATTCCGGCCTCAAGGTGCTTGTGCTGGGTATCAGCGGTGGCGTCGACTCGACCACGGCCGGGCGTCTGGCTCAGCTCGCGGTCGAGGAATTACGCGCCGAGAGCGGCGATAGCGCCTATCGCTTCATCGCCGTGCGTCTGCCGCACAACACCCAGCATGACGAGCATGACGCACAGGATTCACTGCAATTCATCCGTGCCGACGAGAACACTACAGTCAACATTGCTGATAGCGTCCACGGCCTGGCCCAGCAGGTCAGCCACCTGGAGCAACTAAGCCATGTCCGACGCGACTTCGTACTGGGCAACGTCAAGGCCCGCATTCGCATGGTCGCCCAGTTCGCCATCGCCAACGCCAACAACGGCCTGGTGATCGGCACCGATCATGCCGCCGAGGCAGTGATGGGCTTCTTCACCAAATTCGGTGATGGCGCCTGCGACCTGGCCCCGTTGTCTGGCCTGGTGAAGAAACAGGTACGCGCCATCGCCGCACATCTGGGCGCACCTCAGCATCTGGTGATGAAAACGCCGACTGCCGATCTGGAAGAACTGCGCCCGGGCAAACCGGACGAGGAAGCCCATGGCGTGACCTATGCCGAGATCGACGCCTTCCTGCATGGTGAGACCGTCAGCGTCGAGGCCTATGCCACCATCGTGCGCACCTACGACGCCACCCGCCACAAGCGCGAGCTGCCGCTGGTGCCTTGA
- the dcd gene encoding dCTP deaminase: MSIKSDKWIRRMAQEHGMIEPYVERQIRGADDSRVISYGVSSYGYDVRCADEFKVFTNIHSAIVDPKNFDEKSFVDIKSDVCIIPPNSFALARTVEYFRIPRDVLTICLGKSTYARCGIIVNVTPLEPEWEGHVTLEFSNTTNLPAKIYANEGVAQMLFLQSDEACEVSYRDRGGKYQGQTGVTLPKA, translated from the coding sequence ATGAGCATCAAATCGGACAAGTGGATTCGCCGCATGGCCCAGGAACACGGCATGATCGAGCCCTACGTCGAGCGCCAGATACGCGGTGCCGACGATAGCCGCGTCATCTCTTACGGTGTTTCCAGCTACGGCTACGACGTACGCTGCGCTGATGAATTCAAGGTGTTCACCAACATCCATTCGGCCATCGTCGACCCGAAGAATTTCGATGAGAAGAGCTTCGTCGACATCAAGAGCGACGTTTGCATCATTCCGCCTAACTCCTTTGCCCTGGCCCGTACCGTCGAATACTTCCGTATTCCGCGTGACGTGTTGACCATCTGCCTGGGCAAGAGCACCTATGCGCGTTGCGGCATCATCGTCAACGTCACGCCGCTGGAGCCGGAGTGGGAAGGCCACGTGACCTTGGAGTTCTCCAATACCACCAACCTGCCGGCGAAGATCTATGCCAACGAAGGTGTGGCGCAGATGCTGTTCCTGCAGTCCGACGAGGCCTGTGAGGTGTCCTATCGCGATCGCGGTGGCAAGTACCAGGGGCAGACCGGTGTAACCCTGCCCAAGGCCTGA
- a CDS encoding cold-shock protein, with product MSNRQTGTVKWFNDEKGYGFITPQSGDDLFVHFKAIQSDGFKSLKEGQQVTFVATRGQKGMQAEEVQVV from the coding sequence ATGTCCAATCGTCAGACTGGCACCGTTAAGTGGTTCAACGATGAGAAAGGCTACGGCTTCATCACCCCGCAATCCGGTGACGACCTCTTCGTACACTTCAAAGCCATTCAGAGCGATGGTTTCAAGAGCCTGAAAGAAGGCCAGCAAGTGACTTTCGTGGCCACCCGTGGTCAGAAAGGCATGCAAGCTGAGGAAGTTCAGGTTGTCTAA
- the apbC gene encoding iron-sulfur cluster carrier protein ApbC → MSAVTREAVEACLRQFTDPHLDQDPVSAGCLREIDIQGARVSVRLELGYAAGLFKNGWAQMLQMALENLDGVDSARVQVDCVIDSHQGQAQVPALAGVKNVIAVASGKGGVGKSTTAANLALALAREGARVGILDADIYGPSQGIMFGIAEGTRPQVKDQKWFVPLEAHGVQVMSMAFLTDDNTPMVWRGPMVSGALLQLITQTAWNDLDYLVVDMPPGTGDIQLTLAQKVPVAGSVIVTTPQDLALLDAKKGVEMFRKVHIPVLGVVENMAVHICSNCGHAEHLFGEGGGEKLAAQYGVELLASLPLSMAIRMQADDGKPTTVADPESQIAMIYQDLARKVGARIALAGKPAMPSIEISED, encoded by the coding sequence ATGAGTGCCGTCACCCGCGAAGCGGTCGAAGCCTGTCTGCGTCAGTTCACCGACCCCCATCTCGATCAGGACCCGGTCAGCGCCGGTTGCCTGCGTGAGATCGACATCCAGGGCGCGCGTGTTTCCGTACGTCTGGAGCTGGGCTATGCCGCTGGTTTGTTCAAGAACGGTTGGGCGCAGATGCTGCAGATGGCACTGGAAAATCTCGATGGTGTCGACAGCGCGCGGGTGCAGGTCGACTGCGTGATCGATTCGCACCAGGGCCAGGCGCAGGTGCCGGCCCTGGCCGGTGTGAAGAACGTGATCGCCGTGGCGTCGGGCAAAGGCGGGGTGGGCAAGTCCACCACCGCTGCCAACCTGGCGTTGGCGCTGGCGCGTGAAGGCGCGCGGGTCGGCATTCTCGATGCCGATATCTACGGCCCCAGCCAGGGCATCATGTTCGGCATCGCCGAAGGCACGCGCCCGCAGGTCAAGGATCAGAAATGGTTCGTGCCGCTCGAAGCTCATGGCGTGCAGGTGATGTCCATGGCCTTTCTCACCGACGACAACACACCGATGGTCTGGCGTGGGCCGATGGTCAGCGGTGCGCTGCTGCAGTTGATCACGCAGACCGCCTGGAACGATCTCGATTACCTGGTGGTGGACATGCCGCCGGGCACCGGCGATATCCAGTTGACCCTGGCGCAGAAGGTGCCGGTGGCTGGCAGCGTGATCGTCACCACGCCGCAGGACCTGGCGCTGCTCGATGCCAAGAAAGGCGTGGAGATGTTCCGCAAGGTGCACATCCCGGTGTTGGGCGTGGTGGAAAACATGGCCGTGCACATCTGCTCCAACTGCGGCCATGCCGAACACCTGTTTGGCGAGGGCGGCGGTGAGAAGCTGGCTGCGCAATATGGCGTCGAGCTGCTGGCCTCGCTGCCGCTGTCGATGGCCATTCGCATGCAGGCCGATGACGGCAAACCGACCACGGTGGCCGACCCTGAAAGCCAGATCGCCATGATCTATCAGGACCTGGCGCGCAAGGTCGGAGCACGTATCGCCCTGGCGGGTAAACCGGCGATGCCGAGCATCGAGATCAGCGAGGATTAA